DNA from Streptomyces sp. NBC_01476:
CATACTCCAACGAGGACAGGACCAGGTCCGCGTCCGCGCGGGCGGAGGTCTCCCATGCCACGACGCGGCGGGAGAACACGTCGCGGATCGCCGACAGCCACAAAGGCCCCTCCCCGGTGGAGATCATGGTGAGGTCGGTGACCCACAACCGGTTCGGCGCGGGCGCGGTGAAGTCGCGTTGCACGAGGTCAGGGGCGAGATCGGCGTCCGGATCGCGGCGGGTGAACCCCTTGCCGCGGCGGGGGCTGATGCCGACGAGACCGGCCTCGCGCATGAGGCGCTCGACCCGTTTGCGGCCGACGTGCACTCCACCGCGCTTCAAGACGGCATGGACACGGGGCGAGCCGTAGACCCCGCCGGATTCCTCATGGACCTGCCGGATCCGGCCGGTCAGCTCCGTGTCCTGACGGCGCCGTTCACACGGCTCCTTTTCTGCCTGGCGCCAGCGGTAATAGGTGGACGAGGGGATGTGCAGTTCCCGGAGTACGGGCTCGACCCCCAGGTGCGCGTGCTCATCGAGGAGCGCGGTCACCTGGGCCGGGTCGGGTCGAGCTGGGCCGCGAAAAAAGCCGAGGCTGTCCGCAGGACCTCGTTCGCCCGCTTGAGCTGGGCATTCTCCCTGCGCAGGGCGGCCAACTCCTCGCGCTCGGCAGTGGTCAACACGTCCTCCCGTTCGCCGGCGTCGGCCTCGGCCTGGCGGATCCAGTTGCGCAGGGCCTCGTGGTGGACACCGAGATCCTCGGCCATGCGGCGGATCACCGGCTTCGGCTCGGCCGCCCGGTACATCCGCACCGCACGCTCACGCAACTCCAGCGGGTACTTCCTCGGGGCAGGCATCGTCAGGGCTCCTCTCATGAGACCCATCTGACCTGCTGTCACCCTTCCCCGCATCTCGGGGGAACCTCAGGGCAACGTCAACCGCTGGGCAACCAGCGACCCTGTAACCGACGAGCAACTACGGATCTGGTACGTAGCCCTCACCCGCGCACGCCGCCTCGCTGCCCTGGCCGTACCCGAAGACGAGGCAGAGCCCCTCGTCCAGCTCCTCACCGCCCACCACGTGCCCGCCACGATCATCTGAGACCAAGCGCACTCGACCATCACCTCAGTGCAGCCACTACCCCCAGCCGAGAGTCGGGCGAAGCCGGCACGCCCTACGGGCAAGCCGCGAACCGCCGCCGGCCGGTGCGGGCCGTGCAGTTTGTCGGCTTGTGGCTACACACGCAGGCCAGGGCACTCCACCGATCAAGATCATTTACCCGAGACTCAGCGCCGATCTAAGCGCCACCTCAACGAGATTGAGTCCAAGGTCTCACAATTAGACTCCTCGCAGGTCAGACGTCATACCTACCCCAAGACAGCCCGCATCGCCGGAGGTCGGCACTCAATCTCAATATTTGAGTCCTCGCAGGTCAGAGACTCATACATGGCATGATCCGCACCATCCCAACTGAGACGACATAACCGAAGACGGTGGAGAAAGCCGTCGAAGGTACGCCGGACGCGCAGTGGCCAGCGGCGTGCCGCGCGGGCACGATCTGCGCGGGCCTGCTCGGCGGCCAGGTGCTGCCCGGTGACGGGGATGGGCGTTTCATCGCCGAGCGCCTGCAGTGAGCAGCCGTCGTAGATGCAGCTTGGAGCGCAGCCCTCCAAGCGGCGGTCAAGGGTGCCGGTGGTCAGTGATACAAATGCGCGCCGGTGTCAGCGATTCCTCCCGGCGCGGTCGTCATGGCCACGAACTGGGTCAGCTGCGCGGCTGCGGCGTTCGCAAGGAGAACACGAAGACGTTCTCCTTGCGACGCAGAGGGTGGTCATTGGGCAGGCCGGTGATGTACGCGGCCGCCCCGTGGCCGATCGCCGTACCCGCAGAATGCCCCGCGTGCGGACACACTGGTTTCGCAAGCGGCCGGGACAAGACGGGGGAATACGGGGAGGTCTGGTTCCTCCCCCGGCACTTCGGGTGCCGCCTGTGCGGTCTCACACTCACGATGTGGGAACTCGACCTCGCGGGAATCAAGGGCCAGATACCCAACGACGACGAAGAGCCCGACCCGGACTGGGAACCCGACTTCGAGATGTACTGAGGGCTCAGGCGGACGTCCTTCCGCCGCCCGTGCCCCATCGACCGAGGAACTCGGACAACGCGCGGCGCTGCTGTTCCTCGCGGGCGATCTGCTGCGCGGGGACGTCGCGGTCGATGTACGGGTCGACGGCGGCGAGGACCAGGCGCTGGAGTTCGTCCGCCTCCAGCGCCTCCACCTCCCGTGCACCGGGCACTCAATGTCGAAGCCGTAGGCGGGCGAAGGGCGGCCACCTCGGGCCGCCGCGCTTGCCCTCGGTCGCCAGGAGCCCGTACGCGCGCATCTGCTCATAGGTGAGCAGCACCCGGGTCACCGAGCTCCAGCAGCCGGTGCGCTCCACCCGGTCCCGCTCGATGTCCTCGCCCGAGCAGTCGAAGTCGCCGACCGCCAGGAGCACGGCGTCGCGGGGGTCGGCGGTGACTCGGTCGCGGACGACGTCGGCGTAGGATTGGGAGCCGAAACCCACAACACACCAGGCCAGCCGGCACCCCACACACCAACAAGCCCCCTCGAGCGTCACCCGCGGTCTGTCGGCTCCCGCCCGTACTACCTCCCGAGTCGCCGTGTGTCCCGAGCCGCCCGAACCCTAGGGTGGCGGCCCCCGCGGCATGGCAGGCTGCTGAGCCGCGGGCTCAAGGGGAGGGAGATCGGGCATGGCGGCGCGGCGGTTGATCGGGTACGGGGACGCGGTGGTGCTGCTGGGAGGCGACCCCGCGGGGCTGGCCGCGCTGGACGAGGCGCTCGGCAGTGCGCTGGGGCTGGCCACGGGCGGGGCGAGCGAGACCGTACTGAACCTGGCGGGGGCGCGGGGCCGGATCCTGCGGCTCGGCCGGGATATGGTTGGAAGCCTGCGCGAGCGGCTGGGAACGGCCGACCGGACGAGCCGCAGCGAACGTCTCGCGGCCGCCCACGCGGTGCTGGTGGTGACCGCGTACTTCGAGGAACTCGCGGTGACCGAGCTGCCCTTCGACTGGGCGGAGGTGCGGCTGACCCGCCGCGAACAGCTCGCCTTGGCGGGCGCGGCCGAGTCGACCGCGCGCGACTTCGTCCATGCCCTCACGGCCGCCGCCCCGCCGATGCCGGCGCCCCACATCCCGTACGAGCGGGTCCTCGATACCCTCGCGAGCTGGTATGGGGACCTGGGCGCGCGGCTGGAAAACTTCCTGTGCGGCCTCGCCCTGTGGGACCGCCTGAACGAGAACGGGCGGCGCGCGACCCGTGAACAGATCAGGGGAGCCGCGGGCGGAGCCCTGCGCCGCTACGAGGAGCTGTACACCCGCCTGGCTGGCGAGATCCCCGAATTCGCCTTCTGGACACACCAGATGGAGCACCAGACCACCCGCGCGACCGTACGCGAAGCCCTGGCCGGCGTGGCGTCGCTCCTCGCCGGGCTGTCGGCGGGTGCGCCCCCGGTGGACGTGGCCGCGGCCCTGTCCACCGCCGCCCGGGCCGCGCTCAGCCGCCCGATCCTCGCCGATGGCGACGTGCCGACCGGCGTGGGCCTGCCAACGGTCGCCGCCGGCTACCTCGACCCGCGCTTCCGGGTGCGGGCGGTGGGCGGCGACGGCGGCGGCCCGGCCGACGAGGCGTGGTGGACCCGCGCCGACGAGCGCGAGGACCTGAGCGAGTACCTGGCGGGCGCGTTAACCAGCCCAGGCGCCACGGCCGCGCCCTTGGTCGTCCTCGGCCAGCCCGGTGCCGGCAAGTCACTGCTGACGAAGGTCCTCGCTGCCCGCCTGCCCGCCGCGGGCTTCCTGCCGGTCCGTGTCGTACTGCGCGAGGTGCCCGCCGAGGCAGACGTCCAAGACCAGATCGAGTACGCGATCCGGTCAGGGACAGGCGAGCGCGCGACCTGGCCGGATCTCGTACGGGCGGCCCCCGGCCTGGTCCCGGTCATCCTCTTCGACGGCTTCGACGAACTCCTCCAGGCCACCGGCGTCAGCCAGTCCGACTTCTTGGAGCGGGCCGCCGCCTTCCAGCAGCGCGAGGCCGATCAGGGCCGGCCGGTCATCGCGCTGGTCACCACCAGGACCGCCGTCGCCGACCGGGCCCGCTTCCCCGAGGGCTCGGTCGCCTTACGCCTGGAACCCTTCAGCGACGAGCAGATCCGCACCTGGGTCGCGCTGTGGAACCGCACCAACGAGCGCTACTTCGCCGCGAACGGCCTCAGCCCCCTGCCCGCCTCCCTCGTCGAACAGCACCGCGACCTCGCCGGCCAGCCCCTGCTGCTGCTGATGCTCGCCCTCTATGACGCGACTGACAACGCCCTCCGGCGCAACGACGGCGTCCCGCTGGACGAAGCCGACCTGTACGAGGACCTGCTCACCGCCTTCGCCGCCCGCGAGGTCGGCAAGTCCGCCGTGGCCCCCCGGCCTGGCGAGGTGGCCGACCGGGTCCAGCAGGAGCTGGAACGCCTCTCCCTCGTCGCCTTCGCCATGCTCAACCGCCGCCGCCAGTGGGTCACCGCGGACGAACTCACGGCCGATCTCACCGCCCTCCTCGACCCCGGCCACCGCCCCGAATCCGGCTTCCGCGCCCCGCTCGACCAGGCCGAGATCGCCCTCGGCCGATTCTTCTTCGTCCAGCGCGCCCAAGCCGTCCGCGACGCGCGCCGCCTGGCCACGTACGAGTTCCTGCACGCCACCTTCGGCGAATACCTCGCAGTGCGCCTCGCCGTGAACCTCCTGTACGGCCTGCTCGACAGCCGCCCTGCCCTGCTCGTCTCCGGCCCCGCCCCGGTCGCCGACGACCTCCTCTACGCCCTGCTCTCGTACGTCCCCCTGTCCTCGCGTCAGATGCTCCGCTTCGTCCGCGCCCGTGTCGCCCACCTACCCGAGGCGGACCGCGAGGCGCTGGCGGACCTCGTCGTCCGGGTCATCGCCGCCAACGCGGTCCGCACCCGGCACGACCACGCCGACTACCGTCCCGCTCCGCAGAGCCCGACCTCCTCCCGGCACGGGCGGTACGAGGCAAATCTCATGCTGCTGATGCTCGCGCTGACCGGAGGTTTCACGGCGCGCCGCGTCTTTCCCGAGTCCGTCGACCCGCCGGGCACCTGGCACCGCCGCGCCCTGCTGTGGCGGTCGTCTCTCGACGAGGACGAATGGGCGGCCTTCGCGTTCTCGCTACACCTCAAGCACACCTGGGCGGGGACGCAACGGGAACTGGAGGTAGTGCCCGCGAGGGATCCGGCGGACGACCCGGAGCCTGTCGACCCGAACTGGCTGTACGGGAACCGGCCGGAGCGCGACGCGCCTGAACGGATGAGCTGGCGCAGGACCTACTGGAACGAACTGCCTCGGAAGATGGACGTCTCGGGCGGCACCAACGACTCCGTGGTCAGGCACGCCCTGGAGCCCGTGGTCGACCGCCTCGGGCCGGAGCTGATGACCTTCACCGCCCGCGCTGACGGCCGGGCGTCCTCGATCGCCCACGACGTGCTGCGGGTGCTGCTCGCCGGGCGGACGCGGTCGTCGGCGCGGCGGCTCGCTGACGCCTACCGGCTGTGTGCCGTCTGGCTGACGGACCCGTGGGCCGCCGGGGTGCGTCCGATGGTGCTCGGCCTGCTGGCCGACGACGCGGGCCGACTCCCCGCAGACCTGGTGGTGTCGCTGCTGCGGCCTTTGGACTCGGAAATCCTGCTCGAAGCCGCGGACACGGCGGAACTCGTACTGGTGGCAGCGGTGGCCGCCCTCGTCTCAGAGCCGCACCCCGCGGCCCGGGTCTCCCTGCTGGGCATCGCTCGCGACATCGTCTCGCTCCGTCAGACACATGACGTACGCGGGTGGCAAGCCTGGGTGACGGTCCACGATCACGGCTTGTCGGGCGCAGTCTTCGGTGGCCAAGCCTCCCAGTGGCTGCGCGGCCATGCGCTGGACGACCTGCCGCCCGCCCTTCGCCACCGGATCCACCGGATCGCCGCCGTCGACTACCCCGACGTCAGCTTCCCGTCTCCCTCGTAGCCCTGTCCCTTTGTCCTAAAAAAGCCATAGCAAACCGCACGAACAGTGACCACGGAAACGCTGAATGTGATGTGCTGGCCTGCGGCTGGGTGTATTGCCCGGTGAGGTTGGGGACGCGGGTGGCGGGTGGTTGGCCGCCCAGGGCGGTGTGTCCGCGGTGGTGGTTGTAGGTGTGGAGCCATCGTGGGAACGCCGCTCGGCGTTCGTCCTGTGAGCGGTAGGGCTGGGCGTAGGCCCGTTCGTCGAGGAGGGTGCGGTTGAGGCGTTCGACTTTGCCGTTGGTCTGGGGCCGGTAGGGCCGGGTTCGTTTGTGGGTGATCCCGGCCGCGGTGAGGGTGTCGCGCCAGAGCCGGGATTTGTAGCAGGATCCGTTGTCGGTCAGGACGCGTTCGACGGTGATGCCGACCGAGGCGAAGTAGGCCTGGGCGCGGGTCCAGAAGGCGGTGGCGGTCTCCTGCTTCTCGTCGGGGTGGATCTCGCTGTAGGCCAGGCGGGAGTGGTCGTCGACGGCGGTGTGGATGAAGCTGTAGCCGGCGCCGGAGCGGTTCTTGCGGCCGGCCTGGCGGCCGAGGACCTTGTGGCCGCCGCCGTCGGGGATGTTGCCGAGTTTCTTGATGCCGACGTGCACGAGTTCGCCGGGCCGGTCGCGTTCGTAGCGGCGTATGACGCGGCCGGTGGCGCGGTCCAGGCGGGCCAGGCGGGCCAGGCCGTAGCGGGTCAGGACCCGGTGGACGGTGGACGGGTTCAGCCCGAGCAGGTGCGCGATGCGGGCCGGGCCCCATCGGCGCGGGATGCGGACCTTGATGATGCGGCGTTCGGTGCGGGCCGGTGTCCGCCGCGGGCTGCGGTGCGGGCGGCTGGAGCGGTCGGTCATGCCGGCCTCGCCCGTGGTCCGGTAGCGGCTCGCCCACCGCTGGGCCGTGGTCGGTGAGACCTGGAAGCGCTCCGCGGCCCGTCGCAGCGGCCAGCCGTCGTCCACGACGCAGCGCGCCAGACGCAGACGACCGGTCTCGGTCAGGGGTGCATTACGGTGGGGCATGAGGGCCTTTCGCTCCGGTGGGACGTCGCAATCCACACCGAACCCGCAAGGCCCTCACCCGTTCAAGATCACCCGGCAGTGATCATCACCACTGTCCACAACCTCCCCGGACAGAACAGCTGAGGCGTCGACGGCCCCGGCACCGGGCACGTCAGCCCGCAGGGCTTCCAGGGTGGTGGGGCGGTGAGGTGACGTGGAGGGTCACCGCGGTTGGCGGAAGGGTGTACGGGGTGTCCGTGCCGAAGGTGAGGCGGGCCTCGTAGTTACCCGGGGCGGGCATCCGGGGGGTGTGCGCGTCCAGGGTCACCGTCAGCGTGGTGCTCGCCCCCGGCCGCAGGGTGAGCCGCTGGGTGCTCTCCCCCAGCCACGGCACGTCGGAAGCCGGGTCGACCGCGAAGCCCGGCAGATTCTCCACCGCCGAGGTCACGGCCAGCCCGCCGGTCCCGCCGCCGACCTTGTAGAACCCGAGCGCACCGCCACCGCGGTACGTGGCCGTGGCTGCGTTGGGCAGCGCGCTCCACGTATCCCTGTCCGGGTCGAAGGCAAAGCTCTGGTTGCTCAGGACGTCGCCGTCGACACCGCCGGCGACCACCAGCAGGCCGTTGGCCGCCGCGTACGCCGAGCCCCACAACGGCACCGGCATGTCCGCGAGCCGCGACCACGTCCCCAGCGCCGGGTCGTAGGCGTAAGTGTGGGCAATGTTCCCCGCGTTGGTGGCGCCGCCGGCGCAGTAGAGCTTCCCGGCGCTGGACGCGCAGGACGCCCAGGAAACCGGCTCCGGGTAGTCGGCGGCCCGGCTCCAGGTGTCGGTCACCGGGTCGTAGACATTGACGTCGGCCACGCCGCAGTCCACGTCGCAGCCCCCGACCAGGTACAGCTCGCCGCCGAGTACGGCCGAACCGGAACCCGCGTGCGGGCGCGGGTCGGGGGCACCCGTGGACCACGTACCGGAAACGGTGTCATACACCTCCAGCTTCGGGTCCGGGTTCTCCTCCGGGCCGCCCCAGCCGCCCGCGACATACAGCTTGTCCCCGATGAAGCCGTGCCCCGGCGCCTCACGGGCGTCGGCCGCGCCCGCGAGCTGCTTCCAGGTACCCAAATCCGGATCGAGGACGTAGAGGTCGTTGCTGTCACCTTCGCCGTTGACGGAGAACCCGGGGTCACCGAAGCCGGAGTAGACCTTCCCCTGGTGGCTGTCGGCAATGTTGTCCATCACAGCCGACGGCAGGCCGGGGGCACCCTGCCAGGCATTGACCGGGACCGGTGCCGTATGCCCGGCCGGCGAGGCACCGGCGGAGGCGGCGGGGACCCGGCCGAGGGGGTAGGTGCCCTTGACGCGCTGCAGGGGGGCTCCCTGCGCCGCGCCGGGGAGCATCGCGCCGGGCTGCTCCCCGAGCGTCAGCGTCGCGGTCGCCGTACCGGTGTTGGAAACCCTCAGCCGCCGCGTGACCTTGCTGCCGCGAGGCACGGTGGCGTCGATGCTGCCGGGTGTCACGGCGAGCCGGCCGGCTTTCAGGGAGTACGAGACCGCGGTGGTGCGGTCGGCCCGAACCGTCAACACCTCCGGGCGGTCGGTGTAGTTGCTCTTGACCGCGGTGAGAGTGTGCCTGCCGGGGCCGGGGACGAACAGCGAAAAGTACCCGTCATCGAGGGACAGGTCCTCGGGGGTGGCCATCGTCTGGGTGTGCACGGCCGCATCGCTGCCGTCACTGACCATCACACCCGCGGCCGCCAGACCGGTGTTGGCGTCCTTCGCGGTGCCCACGACCAGACCGCCGGGGGTGGGGGTGAAATCACGCTGCCCGACGAAGACGTCGTCAACGCCCCAGTACCACACGCCCGTTGCCGCGTAATGGAACCGCAGGCGCACGGCCTTGGCATTCGCGTAAGCGGTGAGCGGCACGACGACCGGTGTGGGTCCGGCGTAGTACACGTTGTCGTCAGGAGACCAGACCGCCGTCCAGGTGGCCCCTCCGTCGTCGGACGCCTCAACGCCGAAGTTCATCCGCGACGGGTTGTAGGTGTACATCGTGTCAAAGGCCAGTTCGGGGGTGTCCTGCCCGGTGAAGTCGTAGACAGGGCTGACCAGTTCGGAGTCCTGACGGGCATCCCAGCCGTAGTAGGTGCTGTCCACGATGGCGAAGGATCCCTGCCCGCCGGTGCTGTTGCCCTCGCCGGCCGGGTCGTCGAACTCCCAACCGCCCACGGCCCCAGCGGCGTTGGTGACCGTCCAGTCGTGCGGCGGGGCGGTGGACGAGTCGAACGTCTCGGTCCTGCCGGTCAGGTGGACGGCATAACCCGGAGCGGTGGCAACCCACGGGTCGGCGGTCGGCGAGAAGTCGGCGGTGAGTGGCTTCATACCGACGTGGATCCGCCGGGTGAGGGCCTGGTAACCGGGCGCGACCGCGGCCACGTCGAGCGTGAAGTCGGCGTTGCGCGGCAGGGTCACCTTGTAGACGCCGGTGACGGGGTCTGTCCAGATGGCCTCGGGATCACCGGCGACACCGATCCTGGCGCAGAGCGGCCAGCCGTGGCCCGAACCGTCGGTGACCTTGCCCGTGACCGTCGCACTGGGCACCGGGGTGACCGTGATGTTCCGGGTGACGGAGGCGCCGTCGGCGACCGGGACGTCCTTCAGGGTCCGGGTGGCGTACCCGAAAGCAGCCGCCGTGACCTCATGGCTGCCGGCCGGCAGCACCAGGGCGTAGTGCCCCGTGGCGTCGGTGTGGGCGGCATCCGTCCCGGAGGAGACCACGGCGCCGACGACGGGCTTGCCCGTAGTGCTGTCGAGAAGCGTTCCGGACAGCCGGCCGTGCGGCCCGGTGCGGAAGGACTGCAGGCCGTTCGGAGTGCCCAGGCCGGTGGGACCGTCGTAGCCCGCGGCGGCGCGGCACAAGTAGGCCGGGTCGCAGCCGCCGTTGCTCCCCGTGGTGACGTCGTTGAGCCCTTCACGGTCGGCATACGGGTAGGCGTTGGGGTACGTGCCCGGGACCGGGGTGGCCGCGTCCGCGTACACCGACGCGATGATCGGCGACGACACGCTGGTGCCACCGAAAACCGCCCAGCCGGTGCCGCCGTAGGTCTGGTAGACCGCGACACCCGTAGCCGGGTCGGCGACCGCGGAGACGTCCGCCACCGCGCGGTTGGCACATCCGGTGTCCTGCTGGAAGGCAGGCTTCGGCTCGTACAGGGAGCACCCGGAACCCGCCCGCCCCCAGGCCGCTTCGGACCAGCCCCGGGCGCTGTTCCCGTCACGGGCCAGCGAGGTGCCACCCACGGAAGTGACGAACTGTGAAGCCGCCGGATAGGCGACGCCGTAGGCGTAATCACCGGAGGAGGCCACGACGGCAACGCCCGGATGGTTGTAGTGGGCGTCGAGCGCGGTGGTCTCCGACGGGTCCTCGCCGCTGCCCGGGCCCGCCCGGTAGTCCGTACCGTAGGA
Protein-coding regions in this window:
- a CDS encoding NACHT domain-containing protein, which codes for MAARRLIGYGDAVVLLGGDPAGLAALDEALGSALGLATGGASETVLNLAGARGRILRLGRDMVGSLRERLGTADRTSRSERLAAAHAVLVVTAYFEELAVTELPFDWAEVRLTRREQLALAGAAESTARDFVHALTAAAPPMPAPHIPYERVLDTLASWYGDLGARLENFLCGLALWDRLNENGRRATREQIRGAAGGALRRYEELYTRLAGEIPEFAFWTHQMEHQTTRATVREALAGVASLLAGLSAGAPPVDVAAALSTAARAALSRPILADGDVPTGVGLPTVAAGYLDPRFRVRAVGGDGGGPADEAWWTRADEREDLSEYLAGALTSPGATAAPLVVLGQPGAGKSLLTKVLAARLPAAGFLPVRVVLREVPAEADVQDQIEYAIRSGTGERATWPDLVRAAPGLVPVILFDGFDELLQATGVSQSDFLERAAAFQQREADQGRPVIALVTTRTAVADRARFPEGSVALRLEPFSDEQIRTWVALWNRTNERYFAANGLSPLPASLVEQHRDLAGQPLLLLMLALYDATDNALRRNDGVPLDEADLYEDLLTAFAAREVGKSAVAPRPGEVADRVQQELERLSLVAFAMLNRRRQWVTADELTADLTALLDPGHRPESGFRAPLDQAEIALGRFFFVQRAQAVRDARRLATYEFLHATFGEYLAVRLAVNLLYGLLDSRPALLVSGPAPVADDLLYALLSYVPLSSRQMLRFVRARVAHLPEADREALADLVVRVIAANAVRTRHDHADYRPAPQSPTSSRHGRYEANLMLLMLALTGGFTARRVFPESVDPPGTWHRRALLWRSSLDEDEWAAFAFSLHLKHTWAGTQRELEVVPARDPADDPEPVDPNWLYGNRPERDAPERMSWRRTYWNELPRKMDVSGGTNDSVVRHALEPVVDRLGPELMTFTARADGRASSIAHDVLRVLLAGRTRSSARRLADAYRLCAVWLTDPWAAGVRPMVLGLLADDAGRLPADLVVSLLRPLDSEILLEAADTAELVLVAAVAALVSEPHPAARVSLLGIARDIVSLRQTHDVRGWQAWVTVHDHGLSGAVFGGQASQWLRGHALDDLPPALRHRIHRIAAVDYPDVSFPSPS
- a CDS encoding IS3 family transposase codes for the protein MTALLDEHAHLGVEPVLRELHIPSSTYYRWRQAEKEPCERRRQDTELTGRIRQVHEESGGVYGSPRVHAVLKRGGVHVGRKRVERLMREAGLVGISPRRGKGFTRRDPDADLAPDLVQRDFTAPAPNRLWVTDLTMISTGEGPLWLSAIRDVFSRRVVAWETSARADADLVLSSLEYALASREVAPGELVHHADHGCQYTSIKLTTRLVRAGIRASMGSVGDSFDNALAENLWMIIKTECIRGRVFATRAEANLALFEYIDGFYNPRRIQKRLGYLSPIEFEEKRYADQAAAEPVNLKPRQPALTS
- a CDS encoding Kelch repeat-containing protein, with translation MRGRRVPGVLALLGAVAVAVWGLQAPAASARPAPAGGGGAAGSYKPVCGTPEPGRFACFALRRTDVSAARNLRGPAAAPGAAAPAGYGPGDLLSAYNLPSDGGAGQTVAIVDAYDDPAAEADLAAYREQFGLPACTAAGGCFTKVDQRGGSSYPQPDPGWAGEISLDLDMVSAIAPNARILLVEGDDPSGDSLGAAVDTAVALGAKYVSNSYGTDYRAGPGSGEDPSETTALDAHYNHPGVAVVASSGDYAYGVAYPAASQFVTSVGGTSLARDGNSARGWSEAAWGRAGSGCSLYEPKPAFQQDTGCANRAVADVSAVADPATGVAVYQTYGGTGWAVFGGTSVSSPIIASVYADAATPVPGTYPNAYPYADREGLNDVTTGSNGGCDPAYLCRAAAGYDGPTGLGTPNGLQSFRTGPHGRLSGTLLDSTTGKPVVGAVVSSGTDAAHTDATGHYALVLPAGSHEVTAAAFGYATRTLKDVPVADGASVTRNITVTPVPSATVTGKVTDGSGHGWPLCARIGVAGDPEAIWTDPVTGVYKVTLPRNADFTLDVAAVAPGYQALTRRIHVGMKPLTADFSPTADPWVATAPGYAVHLTGRTETFDSSTAPPHDWTVTNAAGAVGGWEFDDPAGEGNSTGGQGSFAIVDSTYYGWDARQDSELVSPVYDFTGQDTPELAFDTMYTYNPSRMNFGVEASDDGGATWTAVWSPDDNVYYAGPTPVVVPLTAYANAKAVRLRFHYAATGVWYWGVDDVFVGQRDFTPTPGGLVVGTAKDANTGLAAAGVMVSDGSDAAVHTQTMATPEDLSLDDGYFSLFVPGPGRHTLTAVKSNYTDRPEVLTVRADRTTAVSYSLKAGRLAVTPGSIDATVPRGSKVTRRLRVSNTGTATATLTLGEQPGAMLPGAAQGAPLQRVKGTYPLGRVPAASAGASPAGHTAPVPVNAWQGAPGLPSAVMDNIADSHQGKVYSGFGDPGFSVNGEGDSNDLYVLDPDLGTWKQLAGAADAREAPGHGFIGDKLYVAGGWGGPEENPDPKLEVYDTVSGTWSTGAPDPRPHAGSGSAVLGGELYLVGGCDVDCGVADVNVYDPVTDTWSRAADYPEPVSWASCASSAGKLYCAGGATNAGNIAHTYAYDPALGTWSRLADMPVPLWGSAYAAANGLLVVAGGVDGDVLSNQSFAFDPDRDTWSALPNAATATYRGGGALGFYKVGGGTGGLAVTSAVENLPGFAVDPASDVPWLGESTQRLTLRPGASTTLTVTLDAHTPRMPAPGNYEARLTFGTDTPYTLPPTAVTLHVTSPPHHPGSPAG
- a CDS encoding transposase — protein: MPAPRKYPLELRERAVRMYRAAEPKPVIRRMAEDLGVHHEALRNWIRQAEADAGEREDVLTTAEREELAALRRENAQLKRANEVLRTASAFFAAQLDPTRPR